From Streptomyces cyaneogriseus subsp. noncyanogenus, the proteins below share one genomic window:
- a CDS encoding bifunctional 3'-5' exonuclease/DNA polymerase → MADRWALAVAEGGGVEVAPLGPDGLPAGPVRREADLAGAVRSRPDVARWVWRSTAEVYPSLLAAGVRVERCYDIEDAETLLLGHEGRYGEPRSAAAALARLRGGPVPPDPPQRSAEPGAQSSLFEPQDVRLPLADLLAVYAEQQRRHDRAAHPDRMRLLTAAESAGMLVAAEMNRAGLPWRADVHREVLHDLLGERYAGGGEPRRLAELAEEVSAAFGHRVRPDLPADVVRAFARAGIKVRSTRRWEIESVDHPAVKPLLEYKRLYRIWVAHGWSWLQDWVREGRFRPEFLAGGTVTGRWVTNGGGALQIPKVIRRAVVADPGWRLVVADADQMEPRVLAAISRDPGLMEVAGREEDLYQAVSDRAFSGDRAQAKLAVLGAVYGQTSGDGLKNLAALRRRFPKAVAYVDEAARAGEEGRLVRTWLGRTCPPAARTEDDEPEEAGIPLAGAESEERAWVPGYASTDARARGRFARNFVVQGSAADWALLLLAALRRACADLAAELVFFQHDEVIVHCPREEADAVVAAIREAADLAGGLTFGETPVRFPFTTAVVECYADAK, encoded by the coding sequence ATGGCCGACCGGTGGGCGCTCGCCGTGGCCGAGGGCGGCGGCGTGGAGGTCGCGCCCCTCGGCCCGGACGGGCTGCCCGCCGGGCCGGTGCGGCGGGAGGCCGACCTCGCCGGGGCCGTGCGGAGCCGGCCGGACGTCGCGCGGTGGGTGTGGCGCTCCACCGCCGAGGTCTATCCGTCCCTGCTCGCCGCGGGGGTGCGAGTGGAGCGGTGCTACGACATCGAGGACGCCGAAACGCTCCTGCTCGGCCACGAGGGCCGCTACGGCGAACCCCGGTCGGCCGCCGCCGCGCTGGCCCGGCTGCGCGGCGGCCCCGTGCCGCCCGATCCGCCCCAGCGGTCCGCCGAGCCGGGCGCGCAGTCCTCGCTCTTCGAACCGCAGGACGTCCGGCTGCCGCTGGCCGACCTGCTCGCCGTCTACGCCGAGCAGCAGCGGCGGCACGACCGTGCCGCGCACCCCGACCGGATGCGGCTGCTGACGGCGGCCGAGTCGGCGGGCATGCTGGTGGCCGCCGAGATGAACCGCGCGGGCCTGCCCTGGCGGGCCGACGTCCACCGCGAGGTGCTGCACGACCTGCTCGGCGAGCGGTACGCGGGCGGGGGCGAGCCGCGCCGCCTGGCCGAGCTCGCGGAGGAGGTCTCCGCGGCGTTCGGGCACCGGGTGCGGCCCGACCTGCCGGCCGACGTGGTCAGGGCGTTCGCCCGGGCCGGGATCAAGGTCAGGTCGACCCGGCGGTGGGAGATCGAGTCCGTCGACCACCCGGCCGTGAAACCCCTGCTGGAGTACAAGAGGCTCTACCGCATCTGGGTGGCGCACGGCTGGTCCTGGCTTCAGGACTGGGTGCGCGAGGGACGCTTCCGCCCCGAGTTCCTGGCCGGCGGGACGGTCACCGGGCGCTGGGTGACCAACGGCGGGGGCGCGCTCCAGATCCCCAAGGTGATCCGGCGGGCCGTCGTCGCCGACCCGGGCTGGCGGCTGGTGGTCGCCGACGCCGACCAGATGGAGCCGCGCGTGCTCGCGGCGATCTCCCGCGACCCCGGGCTGATGGAGGTGGCCGGCCGGGAGGAAGACCTGTACCAGGCGGTGTCCGACCGTGCCTTCTCCGGCGACCGCGCCCAGGCCAAGCTCGCCGTGCTCGGCGCGGTCTACGGCCAGACCTCCGGTGACGGCCTGAAGAACCTGGCCGCGCTCAGACGCCGCTTCCCGAAGGCGGTGGCGTACGTCGACGAGGCCGCCCGCGCCGGCGAGGAGGGGCGCCTGGTGCGGACCTGGCTCGGGCGGACCTGCCCGCCGGCCGCCCGGACGGAGGACGACGAGCCCGAGGAGGCCGGCATCCCGCTCGCCGGGGCGGAGTCCGAGGAGCGGGCGTGGGTGCCCGGCTACGCCTCCACCGACGCCCGCGCCCGCGGCCGGTTCGCCCGCAACTTCGTCGTCCAGGGCAGCGCCGCCGACTGGGCCCTGCTGCTCCTCGCCGCCCTCCGGCGCGCCTGCGCGGACCTGGCGGCCGAGCTGGTGTTCTTCCAGCACGACGAGGTGATCGTGCACTGCCCGCGGGAGGAGGCGGACGCGGTCGTGGCGGCGATCCGGGAGGCGGCGGACCTCGCCGGGGGGCTGACCTTCGGCGAGACCCCGGTGCGGTTCCCGTTCACGACGGCGGTGGTGGAGTGCTATGCCGACGCCAAGTGA
- a CDS encoding DUF6551 family protein, producing MPKKYAYELPEHRVDYGVRIPVEDLKIDEKAQRVLNEPRARSMANNLVPEALGTIVVSQRTNGDQYIVDGMHRWHVCKLTGIPEIVAEVHHGLDQQEEAVLFLIKNRESSKPTPLDEYKIGLTAGIPLFVDTDSALRKRNLSMGSTGTNMVGAVAGVLRITDLYGPETLERTLKVAEDAWGRTKETWDGMLLGGIGMFLGKHGDDIDDRVLSERIGKKDPAFRWRANITALASAGGTRHSGTGSRISTCYTLIVTEWDKGRRKENRIGS from the coding sequence ATGCCTAAGAAGTACGCGTACGAGCTGCCAGAGCACCGGGTTGACTACGGTGTCCGCATCCCGGTCGAAGACCTCAAGATCGACGAGAAGGCGCAGCGGGTACTGAACGAGCCCCGCGCGCGGAGCATGGCCAACAATCTGGTCCCCGAGGCGCTTGGCACCATCGTTGTTTCCCAGAGGACCAACGGCGATCAATACATCGTCGACGGCATGCACCGGTGGCATGTCTGCAAGCTGACCGGCATCCCGGAGATCGTGGCCGAGGTTCACCATGGGTTGGACCAGCAGGAAGAGGCAGTTCTCTTCCTGATCAAGAACCGAGAGTCGAGCAAGCCCACGCCACTTGACGAATACAAGATCGGGCTGACGGCAGGGATCCCACTCTTCGTCGACACGGATTCCGCGCTGCGAAAGCGGAACCTTTCGATGGGTTCTACGGGGACCAACATGGTGGGCGCAGTAGCCGGTGTCCTTCGGATCACTGACCTCTACGGCCCTGAGACGCTCGAGCGGACGCTGAAGGTTGCCGAGGACGCCTGGGGGCGAACCAAGGAGACCTGGGACGGCATGCTGCTGGGCGGTATCGGCATGTTCCTTGGCAAGCATGGGGACGACATCGACGACAGGGTGCTTTCCGAGAGGATCGGAAAGAAAGATCCAGCCTTCCGGTGGCGGGCCAACATTACGGCGCTTGCATCGGCCGGCGGAACGCGCCACAGCGGTACCGGTTCCAGGATTAGCACTTGCTACACACTGATCGTCACTGAGTGGGACAAGGGCCGACGTAAAGAGAATCGCATCGGGAGTTAA
- a CDS encoding YdcF family protein translates to MISAEAWADAQQLWDFQQMNHEARPCSVAVGLGSHDLGVADTTADLYHQGMAPLIVFTGATSRTTRERMPRGEAEHYRERVVELGVPESVILVEPKARNTGENIRFSRALLEEQHIPIASVLLVSKPYEERRAYATARKLWPEVEWVCASTPTTLPDYVDSIGDPRLVIDMLVGAQQRLMIYPRHGFMIGQKIPNSITAAYERLCEAGFTSRLVHETADQP, encoded by the coding sequence GTGATCTCGGCGGAGGCATGGGCGGATGCGCAACAGCTCTGGGACTTCCAGCAGATGAACCATGAGGCCCGCCCGTGCTCGGTGGCTGTGGGGCTTGGCAGTCACGACCTGGGCGTGGCTGACACAACGGCAGACCTCTATCACCAGGGCATGGCTCCCCTGATCGTCTTCACCGGCGCGACCAGCCGCACGACCCGCGAACGGATGCCGCGGGGCGAGGCCGAGCACTACCGCGAACGGGTCGTCGAACTCGGGGTTCCCGAGTCGGTCATCCTCGTGGAGCCCAAGGCGCGGAACACGGGGGAGAACATCCGGTTCTCACGCGCGCTGCTCGAAGAGCAGCACATCCCCATTGCGTCCGTCCTCCTGGTCAGCAAGCCGTACGAGGAACGGCGCGCATACGCCACCGCCCGGAAGCTGTGGCCCGAGGTCGAGTGGGTGTGCGCGTCTACTCCCACGACGCTGCCCGACTACGTCGACTCGATCGGAGACCCTCGACTCGTCATCGACATGTTGGTCGGTGCTCAACAACGACTCATGATTTACCCCCGACACGGGTTTATGATTGGGCAGAAGATTCCCAACAGCATCACGGCAGCATATGAACGGCTATGCGAAGCCGGCTTCACGAGTCGACTCGTGCACGAAACTGCAGATCAGCCGTGA
- a CDS encoding AfsR/SARP family transcriptional regulator, translating into MGGVKRCGLRFGLLGPPVLYDGRPDGGAVPFRAADADLTGSAPRVRAVGSPKLRALLAVLLLEAGRTVTAESLKEALWGGAPPASAQASLHNHVARLRRLLDDPGRLRTVPSGYVLRVGEGELDVHVFEAGAAEARSAHAAQAWERVLRASTAALALWRGVPLAGLPAEVGGYAFAQRLEEARLLLLERRYDAALALGGAQLADAVPELTALVAEHPLREAYQRQLMLALHRTGRQAEALAVHRDLRARLVEELGIEPGPAVREAHVEVLRGAAGRVPEGGEPTGEEVPDGGPGPGAGTDVVVDAGMGMGEGASEATASPAPPAKPAPPGSPAPPAPPLLPASPGSPAQSAQSAPPGPSMPPASPPPNASSVPPAAPMPPAPPVASAPSVAPAPQAAPGGGSRGPRQRSCAHRPRPAQLPPPPAHFTGRAGVLDDLRRALRPGARPAVAVISGMAGVGKSALALHAAHGVKERFSDGQLYIDLQGATPGLTPLTTGQALTALLRDLGVEPRDIPEHPHAAAALLRSLLAPTRTLLVLDDAAGAAQVRPLLPAGPGCAVIVTSRSPLTALDGAHRFPLAPLSGEESAALLRAVSRRGGREEGPGHPGGSGHGPGDEGRLPGEDDGDGDPGGLTADHPLVELTGRLPLALRVVAARLAARSALTPDALAGRLADAEGRLNHLEYDDLSVRASLAVAHDALAASDRGPDRDAARALRRIGALHLPAYSAPLLARLTGTDERRAEAALDRLADVALLEETAYGRYAPHDLVRAFARELAGDDDGADAAETALRWYAAVAERTLTALVAPGPDLDDRRRPTAAQPPAHAAQVATVPPFGSPAAALAWWDGELGNVVALAERCAGETGTAPGADGDGTGRHAAWISVLARLLFPCLRRGGRIAEMEVLGRAALGAARRLGDEAAEAYALGDLAGLRFLTGRHTEALALGDEALALWRRLGRAARVRRCLSDRGLLLAELGRHAEAERALRRSLAWAQRLDDPYGEAVTRGRLGSLYQHTDPRAAIAQHRRSLALGDALGHVIVRHTAHCDIGYAHLALGQPAAAAAHFWRSLHVLGAHGDWHGESRSRLGLVRALRRLGRGDQADRACAELLRRAGARADRHTEGLARHQLGLLLRERGRGAEAHAQWRSALAALEGTDAAAVVAELRELLGYGQGTV; encoded by the coding sequence GTGGGCGGTGTGAAGCGGTGCGGGCTGCGGTTCGGGCTGCTGGGGCCGCCGGTCCTGTACGACGGCCGGCCGGACGGCGGGGCCGTGCCGTTCCGGGCCGCGGACGCCGACCTCACCGGCTCCGCCCCCCGCGTCCGGGCCGTCGGGAGCCCCAAACTGCGCGCGCTGCTGGCCGTGTTGCTGCTCGAAGCGGGCCGGACCGTGACCGCCGAGTCCCTCAAGGAGGCCCTGTGGGGCGGCGCCCCGCCCGCGTCGGCGCAGGCGTCGCTGCACAACCACGTGGCCCGGCTGCGGCGGCTGCTTGACGACCCCGGCCGGCTGCGGACGGTGCCGTCGGGGTACGTACTGCGGGTCGGCGAAGGCGAGTTGGACGTCCATGTCTTCGAGGCCGGCGCGGCCGAGGCGCGCTCCGCGCACGCCGCTCAGGCGTGGGAGCGGGTCCTGCGCGCCAGTACGGCCGCGCTGGCGCTGTGGCGGGGCGTGCCGCTCGCCGGACTGCCGGCCGAGGTGGGCGGGTACGCGTTCGCCCAACGCCTGGAGGAGGCCCGGCTGTTGCTTCTGGAGCGGCGGTACGACGCCGCGCTGGCCCTCGGCGGCGCGCAGCTCGCGGACGCCGTGCCGGAGCTGACGGCGCTGGTCGCCGAGCATCCGCTGCGGGAGGCGTACCAGCGGCAGCTCATGCTCGCCCTGCACCGCACCGGCCGCCAGGCCGAGGCGCTGGCGGTCCACCGCGACCTGCGGGCCCGCCTCGTCGAGGAACTCGGCATCGAGCCCGGCCCGGCGGTGCGGGAGGCGCATGTGGAGGTGCTGCGGGGGGCCGCCGGCCGGGTGCCGGAGGGGGGCGAGCCCACTGGTGAGGAGGTGCCGGACGGGGGGCCGGGACCAGGGGCGGGGACGGATGTGGTCGTGGACGCGGGCATGGGCATGGGCGAGGGTGCGTCCGAGGCCACGGCCTCGCCTGCGCCGCCCGCGAAGCCTGCGCCGCCCGGGTCGCCCGCGCCGCCCGCGCCACCTCTTCTGCCCGCGTCGCCCGGGTCACCTGCGCAGTCCGCGCAGTCCGCACCGCCCGGGCCGTCCATGCCGCCCGCGTCGCCTCCTCCGAACGCCTCCTCCGTGCCTCCCGCGGCGCCCATGCCGCCCGCGCCACCCGTGGCCTCCGCGCCGTCCGTGGCCCCCGCCCCGCAGGCTGCTCCCGGTGGCGGATCCCGGGGCCCGCGGCAGCGGTCGTGCGCGCACAGGCCGAGGCCCGCCCAGCTCCCTCCGCCGCCCGCCCACTTCACCGGCCGCGCGGGCGTGCTCGACGATCTGCGCCGTGCTCTCCGTCCCGGCGCGCGTCCGGCGGTCGCCGTCATCAGCGGTATGGCCGGTGTCGGCAAGAGCGCGCTGGCGCTGCATGCCGCCCATGGAGTGAAGGAACGTTTCTCCGATGGTCAGTTGTACATCGACCTCCAGGGCGCGACCCCGGGCCTGACCCCGCTGACCACCGGGCAGGCCCTGACCGCGCTGCTCCGTGATCTCGGGGTCGAGCCGCGCGACATCCCCGAACACCCGCACGCCGCCGCGGCGTTGCTGCGCTCCCTGCTCGCGCCCACCCGTACGCTCCTGGTCCTGGACGACGCCGCCGGCGCCGCGCAGGTACGGCCGCTGCTCCCCGCGGGCCCGGGCTGCGCGGTGATCGTCACCAGCCGGTCGCCGCTCACCGCCCTCGACGGCGCGCACCGCTTCCCGCTGGCGCCCCTGTCGGGGGAGGAGAGCGCCGCCCTGCTGCGCGCGGTCTCCCGACGCGGCGGTCGGGAGGAAGGCCCCGGCCACCCGGGGGGAAGCGGGCACGGCCCGGGGGACGAGGGCCGTCTCCCGGGCGAGGACGACGGCGACGGCGACCCCGGCGGCCTCACCGCCGACCATCCCCTCGTCGAGCTCACCGGCCGCCTTCCGCTGGCGCTGCGCGTCGTGGCCGCGCGGCTCGCCGCCCGCAGCGCCCTGACCCCGGACGCGCTGGCCGGCCGGCTGGCGGACGCCGAAGGCAGGCTGAACCACCTGGAGTACGACGATCTGAGCGTGCGTGCCTCCCTCGCCGTAGCGCACGACGCGCTCGCCGCCTCCGACCGCGGGCCCGACCGGGACGCGGCCCGGGCGCTGCGCCGCATCGGCGCCCTCCACCTCCCCGCGTACAGCGCCCCGCTGCTGGCCCGCCTCACCGGCACCGACGAGCGCCGCGCCGAGGCCGCCCTGGACCGGCTGGCCGACGTGGCGCTGCTGGAGGAGACCGCGTACGGCCGCTACGCACCCCACGATCTGGTCCGCGCCTTCGCCCGTGAACTGGCCGGGGATGACGACGGCGCGGACGCCGCCGAGACCGCCCTGCGCTGGTACGCCGCCGTGGCCGAACGCACCCTCACCGCCCTCGTCGCACCCGGCCCCGACCTGGACGACCGCCGTCGCCCGACCGCGGCGCAGCCGCCCGCGCACGCCGCCCAGGTCGCCACCGTGCCCCCGTTCGGCTCGCCCGCGGCGGCCTTGGCCTGGTGGGACGGGGAGCTGGGCAACGTGGTGGCGCTGGCCGAGCGGTGCGCCGGGGAGACCGGGACGGCGCCGGGCGCCGACGGCGACGGAACCGGCCGCCACGCCGCCTGGATCTCCGTCCTCGCCCGGCTGCTCTTCCCCTGCCTCCGGCGCGGCGGCCGGATCGCCGAGATGGAGGTGCTGGGGCGGGCCGCGCTGGGTGCGGCGCGGCGCCTCGGTGACGAGGCCGCCGAGGCGTACGCGCTCGGGGACCTCGCGGGCCTGCGCTTCCTGACCGGGCGGCACACCGAAGCCCTGGCCCTGGGCGACGAGGCGCTGGCGCTCTGGCGGCGGCTCGGCAGGGCCGCCCGGGTCCGCCGCTGCCTGAGCGACCGCGGGCTGCTGCTGGCGGAGCTCGGTCGCCACGCCGAGGCGGAGCGGGCCCTGCGCCGGAGCCTGGCCTGGGCACAGCGGCTCGACGACCCGTACGGCGAGGCCGTCACCCGCGGCCGTCTCGGCAGCCTCTACCAGCACACCGACCCGCGTGCGGCGATCGCGCAGCACCGCCGCTCACTCGCCCTCGGCGACGCGCTCGGCCATGTGATCGTGCGGCACACCGCGCACTGCGACATCGGCTACGCCCATCTCGCGCTCGGCCAGCCGGCGGCGGCCGCGGCGCACTTCTGGCGGAGCCTGCACGTCCTGGGCGCCCACGGCGACTGGCACGGCGAGTCCCGGTCCCGCCTCGGTCTGGTCCGCGCGCTGCGCCGGCTCGGCCGCGGCGACCAGGCCGACCGCGCCTGCGCGGAGCTGCTCCGCCGCGCCGGGGCCCGCGCCGACCGCCACACCGAGGGCCTCGCCCGCCACCAGCTCGGATTACTGCTGCGGGAGCGGGGGCGCGGGGCCGAGGCGCACGCCCAGTGGCGGTCGGCCCTCGCCGCGCTGGAGGGCACGGACGCGGCGGCGGTCGTGGCGGAGCTGCGGGAACTCCTGGGCTATGGGCAGGGGACGGTCTGA
- a CDS encoding GOLPH3/VPS74 family protein, giving the protein MGATSVTLGEEIMLLSLDDESGEARDRLSAGWGVASGTLLELVLAGRVTVENGLLDVTDPSPTGTPLLDERLEMITEWAGSLPRADGAAAGPKAKNWLVKDQGKAVEATVRSLLDRGLVREHKHRLLGLFPVRRYPEADGAVERELRERLTAVVLEGGRPDDRTTGLVALLHAAELHRIAFPDLSRKELAERVKPRMAELAEGHRVGDSLREALRTMRAAMAAVTAATAATTIAAAI; this is encoded by the coding sequence ATGGGTGCCACGAGCGTCACGCTGGGCGAAGAGATCATGCTGCTGTCGCTGGACGACGAATCCGGCGAGGCGAGGGACCGGCTGTCCGCGGGCTGGGGCGTGGCGAGCGGCACTCTCCTCGAACTGGTCCTGGCCGGCCGGGTCACGGTCGAGAACGGCCTCCTGGACGTCACGGACCCGTCCCCGACCGGCACGCCCCTGCTGGACGAGCGGCTGGAAATGATCACCGAATGGGCCGGGTCCCTCCCCCGCGCCGATGGCGCCGCGGCCGGACCGAAGGCGAAGAACTGGCTGGTGAAGGACCAGGGGAAAGCCGTGGAGGCGACGGTCCGCAGCCTCCTCGACCGCGGCCTGGTACGCGAGCACAAGCACCGGCTCCTGGGCCTGTTCCCGGTACGGCGTTACCCGGAGGCGGACGGGGCGGTGGAGCGGGAGCTGCGGGAGCGGCTCACGGCGGTCGTCCTGGAGGGCGGGCGGCCGGACGACCGCACCACGGGGCTGGTGGCGCTGCTCCACGCCGCCGAGCTGCACCGGATCGCCTTCCCGGACCTCTCACGCAAGGAGCTCGCGGAACGGGTGAAGCCGCGGATGGCGGAGCTCGCCGAAGGGCACCGGGTGGGGGACAGCCTCCGGGAGGCCCTCCGGACCATGCGGGCGGCGATGGCAGCGGTCACCGCCGCCACGGCGGCCACCACGATCGCGGCGGCGATCTGA
- a CDS encoding Clp protease N-terminal domain-containing protein, translating to MAKNTTIKSSVRLDDLIAAIKKVHAEPLEQLQDAVIAGEHLGEVADHLIGHFVDQARRSGASWTEIGKSMGVTRQAAQKRFVPKESTDLDESQGFSRFTPRARNAVVAAHNAAKAAGSTEGLPEHLVLGLLAESEGLAAKAIAAQGVPLETVREAATAALPPAAAEVPELIPYGPAAKKVLELTFREALRLGHNYVGTEHLLLALLEHENGEGVLSGLGIGKAKTEEYVTEALAEFLETSEQES from the coding sequence ATGGCGAAGAACACGACCATCAAGTCGTCCGTGCGTCTCGACGACCTCATCGCAGCGATCAAGAAGGTCCACGCCGAGCCCCTGGAGCAGCTCCAGGACGCGGTGATCGCCGGGGAGCACCTCGGCGAGGTGGCCGACCACCTGATCGGCCACTTCGTGGACCAGGCCCGGCGTTCGGGCGCCTCCTGGACGGAGATCGGCAAGAGCATGGGCGTGACCCGGCAGGCGGCGCAGAAGCGCTTCGTGCCCAAGGAGTCCACGGACCTCGACGAGAGCCAGGGCTTCAGCCGGTTCACGCCCCGCGCGCGCAACGCGGTGGTGGCCGCCCACAACGCGGCCAAGGCCGCGGGCAGCACCGAGGGACTGCCCGAGCACCTCGTCCTCGGGCTGCTCGCCGAGTCCGAGGGCCTCGCCGCCAAGGCGATCGCCGCGCAGGGCGTGCCCCTGGAGACGGTGCGCGAGGCCGCGACCGCGGCGCTCCCGCCGGCCGCCGCCGAGGTGCCGGAGCTGATCCCGTACGGCCCGGCGGCCAAGAAGGTCCTGGAACTCACCTTCCGGGAGGCCCTCCGCCTGGGCCACAACTACGTCGGCACCGAGCATCTGCTGCTCGCCCTGCTGGAGCACGAGAACGGCGAGGGCGTGCTGAGCGGGCTCGGTATCGGCAAGGCAAAGACCGAGGAGTACGTCACCGAGGCCCTGGCGGAGTTCCTGGAGACGTCCGAGCAGGAGTCGTAG
- a CDS encoding glycosyltransferase family 2 protein — MGAPRIAVAVVTMGNRPAEVDALLESVAGQDVPPARIVIVGNGCPLPEFARRLSLPGEVTAIEVDENLGCPGGRNVALTRLREYGDTDVVVELDDDGLLVGTDVLRRVRDLFAADDRLGIVGFRIADEHGETQQRHVPRVGAADPMRGGYVTGFLGGGHALRMAMLDEVGDWPAEFFFAHEETDLAWRAADAGWRILYAPELLLQHPKTSPARHAVYFRVNARNRVWLARRRLPLPLVPVHLGVWLLLTLVRNRSRAGLRAWFGGFAEGVREPAGERRPMRWRTVWRLTRLGRPPVI, encoded by the coding sequence ATGGGGGCGCCGAGGATCGCCGTAGCCGTGGTGACCATGGGGAACCGGCCCGCCGAAGTGGACGCCCTGCTGGAGTCCGTGGCCGGGCAGGACGTGCCGCCCGCGCGGATCGTGATCGTCGGCAACGGCTGTCCGCTGCCCGAGTTCGCCCGGCGGCTCTCGCTGCCCGGGGAGGTCACCGCCATCGAGGTCGACGAGAACCTCGGCTGCCCCGGCGGGCGGAACGTGGCGCTGACGCGGCTGCGGGAGTACGGCGACACCGACGTGGTCGTGGAACTGGACGACGACGGGCTGCTCGTCGGCACCGATGTCCTGCGCCGCGTCCGGGATCTGTTCGCCGCCGACGACCGGCTCGGCATCGTCGGCTTCCGGATCGCCGACGAGCACGGGGAGACGCAGCAGCGGCACGTGCCCCGGGTCGGTGCGGCGGATCCGATGCGGGGCGGCTACGTGACCGGGTTCCTCGGCGGTGGGCACGCGCTGCGGATGGCGATGCTCGACGAGGTGGGCGACTGGCCGGCCGAGTTCTTCTTCGCCCACGAGGAGACCGATCTGGCCTGGCGCGCGGCCGACGCGGGGTGGCGGATCCTGTACGCGCCCGAGCTGCTGCTCCAGCACCCGAAGACCTCGCCGGCCCGGCACGCCGTCTACTTCCGCGTCAACGCCCGGAACCGGGTCTGGCTGGCCCGCCGCCGGCTGCCGCTGCCGCTCGTGCCCGTCCACCTGGGGGTGTGGCTGCTGCTGACCCTCGTACGGAACCGGTCGCGCGCCGGGCTGCGGGCCTGGTTCGGCGGGTTCGCGGAAGGGGTGCGGGAGCCGGCGGGGGAGCGGCGGCCCATGCGCTGGCGGACGGTGTGGCGGCTCACCCGGCTGGGACGGCCGCCCGTCATCTGA
- a CDS encoding GntR family transcriptional regulator has translation MAPKAPKWRELADRFAEQIRNGDYDPGAQLPQIRDLVEAGEGSKETVHRAYKALEAEGLVTMTRGHGTVVRPKAPLKRLGIARYDKAKWRDGDEVAFIADRVASGRAYRRNEQTQTVSRVKAPAVVAAAHGLPEGADVYARARLVKEGAQPTHTLTSYYRPEHVEGTCIVDPTPGPAGRGGGFRVLYDAGYEIDNMTEELFARVPTADEAQLLQLAPGEWVVELHRTTRTADGTVVEFAIGVHAATRFAWSYDFKVPDSTKAEVEGENK, from the coding sequence GTGGCACCGAAAGCGCCAAAGTGGCGGGAACTGGCCGACCGGTTTGCCGAGCAGATCAGGAACGGTGACTACGACCCGGGCGCCCAGCTACCGCAGATCCGAGACCTTGTAGAGGCAGGCGAAGGCTCCAAGGAGACGGTCCACCGGGCCTACAAGGCTCTGGAGGCTGAGGGGCTTGTGACCATGACCCGCGGCCACGGCACCGTGGTACGTCCCAAGGCGCCGCTGAAGCGGCTGGGCATCGCTCGCTACGACAAGGCGAAGTGGCGGGACGGAGACGAAGTCGCGTTCATCGCGGACCGGGTGGCCTCCGGTCGTGCCTATCGCCGGAACGAGCAGACCCAGACGGTCAGCCGGGTGAAAGCGCCGGCGGTCGTAGCCGCCGCACATGGCTTGCCCGAGGGAGCAGACGTGTACGCGCGGGCCCGGCTGGTGAAGGAAGGTGCCCAGCCGACCCATACCCTGACCAGCTACTACCGGCCCGAACACGTCGAAGGAACCTGCATCGTCGACCCGACTCCGGGTCCCGCCGGACGTGGCGGCGGGTTCCGCGTCCTGTACGACGCCGGATACGAGATCGACAACATGACGGAGGAGCTGTTCGCCCGCGTGCCAACGGCCGACGAGGCTCAGCTACTCCAGCTCGCACCGGGTGAATGGGTGGTGGAGCTCCATCGCACGACGCGCACGGCGGACGGGACCGTGGTTGAGTTCGCCATCGGTGTCCACGCAGCGACTCGATTCGCGTGGTCGTACGACTTCAAGGTGCCCGACTCGACCAAGGCAGAGGTGGAGGGCGAGAACAAGTGA